In a genomic window of Caloenas nicobarica isolate bCalNic1 chromosome 1, bCalNic1.hap1, whole genome shotgun sequence:
- the UCN3 gene encoding urocortin-3 produces MLHTRLLLLLTLLCATETSQALHLYNAASIFSCLNTALAEARKSHPEENTILDKRGFDSPSPEEVSEEEEDGEDVVDEEMGKRTFPGEGHYKYVSQAQVKGKTYQNRAKSDRRTKVTLSLDVPTNIMNILFNIAKAKNLRAKAAANAHLMAQIGRRK; encoded by the coding sequence ATGCTCCacaccaggctgctgctcctcctcaccctcctctGTGCCACTGAGACCAGTCAGGCTCTTCACCTCTACAACGCCGCCTCCATCTTCAGCTGCCTCAACACGGCCCTCGCCGAAGCTCGGAAGAGCCACCCTGAGGAAAACACCATCTTGGACAAGCGCGGCTTCGACTCCCCATCCCCAGAGGAGGTgtctgaggaagaggaggacgGGGAGGATGTGGTGGATGAAGAGATGGGGAAAAGGACATTCCCGGGTGAAGGCCATTATAAATATGTCTCCCAGGCACAGGTGAAGGGGAAGACGTACCAAAACCGGGCCAAGAGCGATCGCCGCACCAAGGTCACCCTCTCCCTCGACGTCCCCACCAACATCATGAACATCCTCTTCAACATTGCCAAAGCCAAGAACTTGCGGGCGAAGGCCGCCGCCAACGCGCACCTCATGGCCCAAATCGGGCGGAGGAAGTGA